The DNA segment TACCAACAGATCCGTCTACTGGTCGAACAGGCCAGCGGCGTGCACTTGGCCGATGACCGTCGCGCGGTGGTCGCGGCGCGCCTGCACAAGCGCCTGAAGCTGCATCAACTGTCCGACTTCGACGCCTACCTGGCGCTGCTAGGCAACGCTCAGGACGATAGCGAATACAGGCACTTGCTGAGCCTGCTGGTGCCCTGCGACAGTTATTTCTTCCGTGAGCACCGACACTTCGAGTTCCTCAACCATTGGCTGGCCGAGCTCGCTCACCCGCCCCGGCTGTGGAGCGCCGCCTGCGCGAGCGGCGAAGAAGCCTGGAGCCTGGCCATGGTGGCCGCCGAGCAGCACCCTGGCGCTGGCTGGCAGGTGCTTGCCAGTGATCGCGACGCAGCCTTGCTGGAGCAGGCGCGCGCGGGCATCTATGACGTCAGCCAGGCGCGCTATTTTCCCGAAGGCTGGCTGAGCCGGCATTGCCTGTGCGGTGTCGGCGAAATGGCCGGACGCCTGCGCATCGCCCCAGCTTTACGCGCGCAGGTGATGTTCGAGACGATCAACTTGATCGAGCCGTTTCCCACGCACCTGGGCCGCTTCGATGTGATCTTGCTGCGCAACCTGCTCTCAAGCTTTGCCCCCCGGTACAAGCTCGACGTGCTGCAGCGTGTGGTCGAGCATCTGACCCCAGGCGGTCTGTTGATGATCGGCCACAGCGAAAGCATCCACGACCTCGACCTACCCTTGCGGCCACTACTGCCCTCGGTGTTCGCGCGCCTATGATGAGCAGCACTGCCGCAGTGATCGGCAGACAGGGACTGAACGCGCCCCGTGCGGCTGGGCGCTTGTGGATCGAGCAGGCATGCCGCCCCTCTTCTCTTGCGAAACAGGCCCTGATCCATGCCTTGTCGAATACTGCTTGCCGATGACTCGCCGCTGTTCCGCGCAGGCCTGCGCGCCCTGCTCGAACAGAAAAAACAATATGCCGTGGTTGCCGATACCGGCGATGCGATGAACGCCGTGGCCCTGGCCGAAAAGCTCAAGCCGCACGTGGTCGTACTGGACATGAGTGGCGAGTTGGACGGCCAGCAGGCGCTGCAAGAACTGTTCATTCGCGCCCCCACCAGCCGCGTGCTGATGCTCTCGCCGCGCTCGGAACTGGAGCATGTGTTGAGCTGCCTACAGCTGGGCGCCCACGGCTTTTTGCTCAAGAACGCCACGGTGGCCGAGTTGGAGCAGGCGCTGCTGACCCTGCGCCAAGGCGGCCAGTACCTGTCTTCGAGCGTCTTGCCGATGGTCATCGGCCAGGCCCTCAGACATAGCCGCAAGCGGAGCGCTGCCACCCTGTCTGCACCGCTAACCACCCGCCAGCTGGAAATCCTGCGACTGATCGCCCGTGGCGAAACCACCCGCTCGATAGCCGAAGGCCTGGGCCTGAGCGTGAAGACTGTAGAAGCTCATCGCTCACAAATCATGCATCGCCTACAGATTCATGACGTCGCCGGCCTGGTGCTGTTTGCCGTGCGCGAGGGCATCATCCGTCTCAACGATTGAGCTGCAGGCCTGCGAGGATGATCTGCAGCGTTTCTGGCAGTGCCACCGGCTCGCCAGAGGCGCGTTCGACGAACACCTGCACCAATGTGCCTGCCGCACAGGCATCCGGCTCTCCGGGACGGAACAACGCCAATCGGTACTCCACTGTGCTGCCACCCAGGCGGGTGACGCCCAGGCCCACTTCGAGTACGTCGGGGAAGGCAGGCAATGCGTAGAATTCTGCCGCCGAGCTGATCACAAAGCCGGCCAGCGCACCTTCGCGCAGGTCAAGCTCGGCCTGTTCGACGAGAAATGCCTGGATCGCGGTTTCGAAGAAGCCGTGCACCGTGGCACCGGCGATATGACCGTTGAGGTCGTTGTCTTGCGGGCGGGTGAGGATGGGGTGGAAATGGCTGAAGTCGGTGCGCTGGGGAGATTCGGTCATGGAATACCACAAATGTTGGTTACATGAGAGAGAAGCTTCCCACAAAGAGTTAGGAAGTCATATAGTCGCAATCAACTGTAGATTGCATAGCATGGTGCATCCCGATGAAACCGAGACATACACCCGTGCCGACCCATCAACTCGATCACGCCGACCTTAGGCGCATGGCTGAAACCGGACGTATCAATGGAACCCACATTGTGGGGCAGCCTGGCGGCTGGGCCATACAGGTCAATATCAACCATGACGAACATGTCCTGACGGCGCAACGAAGCGGCAACACCCGGCTGTTCAAGAAGCTTGAAACCTTGGTCAGCTACCTGCACGAACTAGGCATCGACCACTTCCAGGTGGATAGCTCGACCTACGACCCACTTCAAATGAGCACCTATCAACGACCTGATCGTGCATCGGCCCTGAAGCGTGCACATCAGGCCGCCGCATATGACGCCTGGTTTATCGAACAAGTCGAGGCAAGCCTGAACGACCCAACCCCTGCGATGGATGATGAACAAATAGAAAAAGAATTCGCCGCGCGCCGCCTCGCGTTGAAGGGTAAAACCCGTTGATGCATTTGCTTTGGCACACCAACGCTCAGAAAGACCGCTTGCGAATCATGGATGCCATCGCTGACGATAACCCTGACGCCGCCATTGCGTTAGACGAAGACTTCAGAGACAAGGCAAGAAGAGCAGCCCAGAACCCCCGCATTTATAAACAAGGTCGGTATCCAGGCACCCGGGAAATCGTGATTCGGCCAAACTACGTGATGGTCTACCGCATCTTGCAGGACAGCGTAGAGATCTTACGCATCATTCATGCGCGACGGCTGTGGCCATAAACCATGTCCCATGAACGAAAAAACCGCCCCAAAGGGCGGCTTTTTCATTCCAAGCTAGCTACAGCTTACAGCTGTGGGCCAGCCGCCTTGATGGCGTCGGAAACCTCGAACT comes from the Pseudomonas urmiensis genome and includes:
- a CDS encoding type II toxin-antitoxin system RelE/ParE family toxin, with product MHLLWHTNAQKDRLRIMDAIADDNPDAAIALDEDFRDKARRAAQNPRIYKQGRYPGTREIVIRPNYVMVYRILQDSVEILRIIHARRLWP
- a CDS encoding CheR family methyltransferase — encoded protein: MPSRSRPPLLDQANYQQIRLLVEQASGVHLADDRRAVVAARLHKRLKLHQLSDFDAYLALLGNAQDDSEYRHLLSLLVPCDSYFFREHRHFEFLNHWLAELAHPPRLWSAACASGEEAWSLAMVAAEQHPGAGWQVLASDRDAALLEQARAGIYDVSQARYFPEGWLSRHCLCGVGEMAGRLRIAPALRAQVMFETINLIEPFPTHLGRFDVILLRNLLSSFAPRYKLDVLQRVVEHLTPGGLLMIGHSESIHDLDLPLRPLLPSVFARL
- a CDS encoding antitoxin PaaA2 family protein, whose translation is MKPRHTPVPTHQLDHADLRRMAETGRINGTHIVGQPGGWAIQVNINHDEHVLTAQRSGNTRLFKKLETLVSYLHELGIDHFQVDSSTYDPLQMSTYQRPDRASALKRAHQAAAYDAWFIEQVEASLNDPTPAMDDEQIEKEFAARRLALKGKTR
- a CDS encoding acyl-CoA thioesterase; this encodes MTESPQRTDFSHFHPILTRPQDNDLNGHIAGATVHGFFETAIQAFLVEQAELDLREGALAGFVISSAAEFYALPAFPDVLEVGLGVTRLGGSTVEYRLALFRPGEPDACAAGTLVQVFVERASGEPVALPETLQIILAGLQLNR
- a CDS encoding response regulator; translated protein: MPCRILLADDSPLFRAGLRALLEQKKQYAVVADTGDAMNAVALAEKLKPHVVVLDMSGELDGQQALQELFIRAPTSRVLMLSPRSELEHVLSCLQLGAHGFLLKNATVAELEQALLTLRQGGQYLSSSVLPMVIGQALRHSRKRSAATLSAPLTTRQLEILRLIARGETTRSIAEGLGLSVKTVEAHRSQIMHRLQIHDVAGLVLFAVREGIIRLND